A genomic stretch from Flavobacterium humidisoli includes:
- a CDS encoding FecR family protein → MDQEKFDEEFKKLWEESPLSHSDSEKEASWEQFRAKTFSEKKRKSKPWHLYAAASVLLFTLIGTGIYFNQETAAENIVLAENVIENTTSAIKHVVLPDSSKVELGPNSKIIYGNNFALNRKIEIDGEAYFKVKKDKQHPFQVFCDETTTTVLGTSFTVKESENEEVTVELFEGSVQMNIKGQNQKWILKPGDKFTYGNQTASVTEFSRFIDFDNEKLSVISQYIEENYSYKVNIPKENLNQKITIRINKKEDLKTILQLISEMYNLNFEINEDLKQITFQ, encoded by the coding sequence ATGGATCAGGAGAAATTTGACGAGGAATTTAAAAAGTTATGGGAAGAGTCTCCTCTTTCTCATTCAGACAGCGAAAAAGAAGCTTCGTGGGAACAATTCCGTGCTAAAACATTTTCTGAGAAGAAAAGAAAATCTAAACCTTGGCATCTTTATGCGGCGGCTTCGGTTTTACTTTTTACGCTTATTGGAACTGGAATTTATTTTAACCAAGAAACTGCAGCCGAAAATATCGTTCTTGCTGAAAATGTAATTGAAAATACTACCTCAGCCATAAAGCATGTTGTTTTACCAGACAGCTCAAAAGTAGAATTAGGTCCGAATTCTAAAATTATTTACGGAAACAATTTTGCTCTAAACAGAAAAATAGAAATTGATGGTGAGGCTTATTTTAAAGTTAAAAAAGACAAACAGCATCCTTTTCAGGTTTTCTGCGATGAAACGACAACTACAGTTTTAGGAACTTCTTTTACGGTTAAAGAATCTGAAAATGAAGAAGTGACAGTTGAACTTTTTGAAGGAAGCGTTCAAATGAATATAAAAGGCCAAAACCAGAAATGGATTTTGAAACCTGGTGATAAATTTACGTACGGAAACCAAACGGCTTCAGTAACAGAATTTAGCAGATTTATAGATTTTGATAACGAAAAACTGTCGGTTATCAGTCAATACATTGAAGAAAACTACAGTTATAAAGTCAATATTCCGAAAGAAAATCTGAATCAGAAAATTACAATTCGAATCAATAAAAAAGAGGATTTAAAAACAATTTTACAACTAATATCAGAAATGTATAACCTAAATTTTGAAATAAATGAAGATTTAAAACAGATCACTTTTCAATAA
- a CDS encoding PLP-dependent aminotransferase family protein, translating to MKNHETLYFKIAKIIEDQIHNETLSLGDKLPSVRSAQKLYNVSLNTIKQAYLELESRSLIESRPKTGYYVSKSSQRTTALPTIASIDNHEKENTPEDLIDKVFSTINKSDVTQFALGLPGKNFLPVAKLNKGIINAVRNRGDAGTAYEPVQGSEELRRAIAKWALVMEGKITEDDLVITSGAMHAMYNALMAVTSPGDSVAVESPAYFGILQAIKALGLKAVEIPTHPLYGLDLDALKKVLPEIKACCLVTNFNNPMGFQMPDENKQELVRLITQYNIPLIEDDIYGNLYFGSERPKPCKFYDEAGLVLWIGSVSKTLAPGYRVGWIAPGKFKDKIIRQKLVQTVCNSSLYSDVIADFLEHGRYDHHLRTFRNKLYANYLQINRAVESYFPDNTKIAQPKGGFMLWLELDERISTTELYNTAIAHKISFAPGRIFSQYNQYNNCMRLTYVLEWNERVDSDLEKLGRIIKNSI from the coding sequence ATGAAAAATCACGAAACATTATATTTTAAAATTGCTAAAATCATTGAAGATCAAATTCACAATGAGACTCTTTCGCTTGGCGACAAACTGCCTTCTGTTAGAAGTGCACAAAAGCTGTATAATGTTAGCTTAAATACCATTAAACAGGCGTATTTGGAATTAGAGAGCCGTTCGCTAATAGAATCTCGCCCAAAAACAGGATATTATGTGAGTAAAAGTTCACAGCGCACGACGGCACTTCCTACAATCGCAAGTATAGATAATCATGAAAAGGAAAATACACCCGAAGATTTAATTGATAAAGTTTTCAGCACAATAAACAAATCGGATGTAACACAATTTGCACTCGGATTACCCGGGAAGAATTTTCTTCCAGTTGCCAAACTCAACAAAGGAATCATTAATGCTGTCCGCAATAGAGGCGATGCAGGCACTGCCTACGAACCGGTTCAAGGATCTGAAGAACTTCGACGCGCCATTGCCAAATGGGCACTTGTCATGGAAGGAAAAATTACGGAAGATGATCTTGTAATTACTTCTGGCGCTATGCATGCCATGTACAATGCACTTATGGCCGTGACATCTCCTGGAGACAGCGTTGCGGTAGAAAGTCCTGCCTATTTTGGAATACTCCAAGCCATTAAGGCATTAGGTCTAAAAGCGGTCGAAATTCCAACCCATCCTTTGTATGGATTAGATCTGGATGCTTTAAAAAAAGTACTGCCTGAAATAAAGGCCTGCTGTCTTGTTACCAATTTCAATAATCCAATGGGTTTTCAAATGCCTGATGAGAACAAACAAGAGTTGGTAAGACTAATTACACAATATAACATTCCGTTAATTGAAGATGATATTTACGGCAACCTGTACTTTGGTTCAGAGCGCCCTAAGCCTTGTAAATTTTATGACGAAGCTGGTTTGGTTTTGTGGATTGGATCTGTTTCTAAAACTCTTGCGCCTGGTTATCGTGTTGGCTGGATTGCTCCTGGAAAATTTAAAGATAAAATTATACGTCAAAAGCTGGTTCAAACGGTTTGTAATTCCTCTTTATACTCAGATGTTATTGCAGATTTCTTAGAACACGGACGTTACGATCATCATCTTAGAACATTTAGAAATAAGCTTTATGCTAATTATCTCCAGATTAATCGAGCTGTAGAATCTTATTTTCCGGACAACACTAAAATAGCACAACCAAAAGGCGGTTTTATGTTATGGCTAGAATTAGATGAAAGAATTTCTACAACAGAATTATACAACACTGCCATAGCTCACAAAATCTCCTTTGCACCAGGAAGGATTTTTTCGCAGTACAATCAATACAACAACTGCATGAGATTAACGTATGTTTTAGAATGGAATGAACGCGTAGATTCTGATTTGGAAAAATTGGGCAGAATAATAAAAAACAGTATTTAA
- a CDS encoding DUF6624 domain-containing protein translates to MDNKIISERIIELKNADLKLRNKLIENKKLFEGYDEEMEKLHKQHAIILDEIINTIGYPTIDKVGKEASEAAWLIIQHSIGSPDFMKRCAEQLQNAVKENQADPIHLAYLTDRIAVFEGNPQLYGTQFDWDERGNLSPNLFDDLQMVNQRRQSIGLNSLEEQTEIIRNRIIQENQVPPEDFEKRKQEALEWRRKTGWIK, encoded by the coding sequence ATGGATAACAAAATCATTTCTGAAAGAATAATTGAGTTGAAAAATGCTGATCTCAAATTGAGAAACAAGCTTATTGAAAACAAAAAACTTTTTGAAGGATATGATGAAGAAATGGAAAAGCTGCATAAACAACATGCAATAATCTTAGATGAAATCATAAATACAATCGGTTATCCTACGATTGATAAAGTTGGGAAAGAAGCCAGCGAAGCTGCTTGGCTAATCATACAGCATTCTATTGGATCTCCAGATTTTATGAAAAGATGTGCAGAGCAATTGCAAAATGCAGTCAAAGAAAATCAAGCAGACCCTATTCATCTTGCCTATTTAACAGACAGAATAGCCGTCTTTGAAGGAAATCCACAACTTTACGGAACCCAATTTGATTGGGATGAAAGAGGAAATTTAAGTCCAAATTTATTCGATGACTTACAAATGGTAAATCAAAGAAGACAATCTATTGGACTCAACTCTCTGGAAGAACAAACCGAAATTATTCGAAACCGAATAATACAAGAAAATCAAGTACCTCCTGAAGATTTCGAAAAACGAAAACAAGAAGCACTTGAATGGAGAAGAAAAACGGGATGGATAAAATAA
- a CDS encoding cation:proton antiporter, which translates to MFLSIHHITLPIEDPLLKFLIEIIIILCIPLLLNKIKVPHLLGLIIAGAVVGPNGFGLLSRDSSVVVTGTTGLLYIMFLAGLEIDMADFKKNKWKSITFSLYTFAVPFILGLVGGYYILGFSLLTSVLFASLFSSHTLIVYPMISSLGIAKNLAVNVTVGGTMITDVLSLLVLAVVVGMSQGEVGTAFWLKLSISMVLFTSIVLLVFPIIARWFFKNVEDKISQYLFVIVMIYLAALLAELAGIESIIGAFFAGLALNRLIPHTSSLMNRVEFVGNAIFIPFFLISVGMLIDFSAFIQSWETLWVAAIMLIASIGGKYFAAILTQKTFKLTNDEGKLIFGMSSASAAATLASVMVGYNIIIGENDAGEPIRLLNDHVLNGSILLILISCTVSSFVSMATAQRIADADKDNKVSGNSEEKENILLALNHEDTVEKMVNLGLMVKTSTNTDRIFAVNVINEEENESSVKNAEKILESAVKAASAADVKLNPITRHDNDTASGISNVIKEKEITDLIVGLQGGKGFSASFVYNLYNGYLRNKNINLMVYHAVQPVSTIKKYAVLIPENAEMDAGFFHSMLRIWNIGRNSGAKMSFYGKDKTMLILKRIVKKASIEATFETIGSWQEAQEIAFNLGEDVGLIIMMADKGMHSYVPHMRDVPDLLNSRVSSKNYILIYPFSKTEINTTEKRAVSSHDDFVEIGKVIRNIFK; encoded by the coding sequence ATGTTTTTGAGTATACATCATATAACTCTCCCAATAGAAGATCCGCTTTTAAAATTTCTTATCGAAATTATTATCATATTGTGTATTCCTCTTTTATTGAATAAGATTAAAGTACCGCATTTGCTTGGGCTTATCATTGCTGGAGCTGTCGTTGGTCCTAACGGTTTTGGGTTGCTTTCAAGAGACAGTAGCGTTGTGGTAACTGGTACAACAGGATTGTTGTATATTATGTTTTTGGCTGGATTGGAAATTGATATGGCCGATTTCAAAAAAAATAAATGGAAAAGCATCACCTTTTCTCTTTACACTTTTGCTGTCCCTTTTATTTTAGGACTTGTTGGCGGTTATTATATTTTAGGTTTTTCGTTACTGACTTCGGTGCTTTTTGCTAGTTTGTTTTCATCGCATACTTTAATTGTATATCCAATGATCAGCAGTTTAGGAATTGCTAAAAATCTTGCGGTCAATGTAACCGTAGGCGGAACCATGATAACAGATGTTCTTTCTCTTCTCGTTTTGGCTGTTGTAGTCGGAATGTCGCAAGGAGAAGTTGGAACAGCGTTTTGGCTCAAGCTTTCCATTTCTATGGTTCTGTTTACTTCGATTGTTTTGCTCGTGTTTCCAATAATTGCCCGTTGGTTTTTTAAGAATGTAGAAGATAAAATTTCGCAGTATCTTTTTGTTATTGTAATGATCTACCTTGCGGCACTTTTGGCAGAACTTGCTGGAATTGAATCTATAATCGGAGCATTTTTTGCCGGACTGGCTTTAAACAGACTGATTCCGCATACCTCATCTTTAATGAATAGGGTAGAATTTGTAGGGAATGCCATTTTTATTCCTTTCTTCTTGATAAGTGTGGGAATGCTTATTGATTTTAGTGCTTTTATACAAAGTTGGGAAACCTTGTGGGTGGCCGCAATTATGCTGATTGCTTCAATTGGTGGAAAATATTTTGCAGCGATCTTAACTCAAAAAACATTTAAATTGACCAATGATGAAGGCAAACTGATTTTTGGAATGAGTTCTGCTTCTGCCGCTGCGACTTTAGCGTCAGTGATGGTTGGTTACAATATTATTATTGGAGAAAATGATGCCGGCGAACCGATAAGACTTTTAAATGATCATGTTTTAAATGGCAGCATACTTTTGATTTTGATTTCCTGTACTGTTTCTTCTTTCGTTTCTATGGCAACTGCCCAGCGCATAGCAGATGCAGATAAAGACAATAAGGTATCGGGAAATAGTGAAGAAAAAGAAAATATACTTTTGGCGCTTAATCATGAAGATACCGTAGAAAAAATGGTAAATCTGGGACTTATGGTGAAAACATCGACCAATACAGATCGTATTTTTGCTGTAAATGTTATTAATGAAGAAGAAAATGAATCGTCGGTAAAAAATGCAGAAAAAATTCTAGAATCGGCAGTTAAAGCAGCTTCGGCGGCCGATGTTAAACTGAACCCGATTACGCGCCATGATAATGATACCGCCAGCGGAATAAGTAATGTTATTAAGGAAAAAGAAATTACCGATCTTATTGTAGGGTTACAAGGCGGAAAAGGTTTTTCGGCTTCATTTGTATACAATTTGTATAACGGATACCTTCGAAATAAAAATATAAATCTCATGGTTTATCATGCAGTTCAGCCTGTATCGACAATTAAAAAATATGCTGTGCTGATACCTGAAAATGCAGAAATGGATGCTGGTTTTTTTCATTCGATGTTGAGGATCTGGAATATCGGACGCAATTCTGGCGCGAAAATGAGTTTCTACGGAAAAGACAAAACCATGCTCATTTTAAAAAGAATTGTAAAAAAAGCATCAATAGAAGCTACATTTGAAACAATTGGTTCTTGGCAAGAAGCTCAAGAAATTGCTTTCAATTTAGGAGAAGATGTTGGATTGATAATTATGATGGCCGATAAAGGAATGCATTCGTATGTTCCGCACATGAGGGATGTGCCAGATTTACTTAATAGCAGAGTAAGCAGTAAGAATTATATACTTATTTATCCTTTTAGCAAAACAGAAATAAATACTACGGAGAAAAGAGCCGTAAGCAGTCACGATGATTTTGTGGAAATTGGTAAAGTCATTCGAAATATTTTTAAATAA
- a CDS encoding GNAT family N-acetyltransferase has product MKNKDQVEIATYNPKYQKSFKDLNIEWISNYFVVEPNDVKALDHAEEYIINKGGEIFSAILNDEVLGVCALIKSDGKNYDYELAKMAVSPKAQGKGVGLLLAESAIKWASDKGASKIYLESNTKLKPAIKLYEKLGFKEITGLSSAYNRVDIQMLLKLNS; this is encoded by the coding sequence ATGAAGAATAAAGATCAAGTAGAAATAGCAACTTACAACCCAAAATATCAAAAAAGCTTCAAGGATTTAAATATAGAATGGATTTCAAATTATTTTGTAGTTGAACCTAATGACGTAAAAGCGCTCGATCATGCCGAAGAATATATTATAAATAAAGGCGGTGAAATATTTTCTGCCATTTTAAATGATGAAGTTTTGGGCGTTTGCGCTTTAATCAAAAGTGACGGAAAAAATTATGATTACGAATTAGCCAAAATGGCTGTAAGTCCGAAAGCTCAAGGAAAAGGTGTTGGGTTATTATTGGCTGAATCAGCCATAAAATGGGCATCAGATAAAGGAGCTTCTAAAATTTATCTGGAAAGCAATACCAAACTGAAACCTGCTATTAAACTTTATGAAAAACTAGGTTTTAAAGAAATAACAGGACTTTCTTCAGCTTATAATAGAGTCGATATTCAAATGCTGCTTAAGCTGAATTCTTAA
- a CDS encoding RNA polymerase sigma factor encodes MDNKKVILSLKKGNEAAFKEVYFNYYDKLINIAKRFHSSVFTPEDFVQETFIRLYNKRELLNEEVLFDKQIFTICKNIIINHVNRENKIIQLDPSQVEMLDEETDTGIFEERQEKLQNFINQLPEQQQKIFTLHKLENLSYKEIAEITDLSEKTIANHIYLASKFIRKKIENH; translated from the coding sequence ATGGACAATAAAAAAGTTATTTTAAGTTTAAAAAAAGGTAATGAAGCAGCTTTCAAAGAAGTTTACTTCAACTATTACGATAAACTTATAAATATTGCCAAACGCTTCCACTCTTCTGTATTTACTCCTGAAGACTTTGTTCAGGAAACTTTCATAAGATTATACAATAAAAGAGAACTGCTTAACGAAGAGGTGCTGTTCGACAAACAGATCTTTACTATCTGCAAGAACATTATTATCAATCATGTTAACAGAGAAAACAAAATAATACAGCTTGATCCTTCTCAAGTTGAAATGCTAGATGAAGAAACTGACACTGGAATTTTTGAAGAAAGACAAGAAAAACTACAAAATTTCATTAATCAGCTTCCAGAACAGCAACAAAAAATATTCACTTTACACAAACTGGAAAACCTTAGCTATAAGGAGATTGCAGAAATAACGGATCTTTCTGAAAAGACCATTGCCAATCATATTTATCTCGCCAGTAAATTTATTCGAAAAAAAATCGAAAACCATTAG